The window CATTCGTTCAGATGGACCAGCAGCATATTTTTCAACCCTACCTATCAAGGCCATGGTCGAAGCCATTCGTTCTGCTGGCATTCCAGCATCGGTTTCTAACACTGCAGGCACCTTTGTCTGCAACCATCTCATGTATCAGGCCCTATATCTGGCTGAAAAATCCTTTCCTAATACTAAGGCAGGCTTCCTCCATATTCCCTATCTTCCTGAGCAGGTATTGGACAAGCCAGGTGTTCCGTCCATGTCCCTTGAGGTGATTGTCAAAGGGATAGAAGCGGCCATTTCAGCCATTGTAGCCTATGCGGACAAGGAAGATATCAAAACTGTTGGAGGGGCGACGCATTGATGGATGGAAAATGGCAGAGCAGACAGCGTGTTGAGCAGATGGAAAGCATATTTCATTCCCAACTCCAGCTCGTTTCAGCATTGCAATCCCTTCTAGAACAGGTCGAAACAAGCCAGCCAGCATATCTGGAATTACTGGACTATTACCAAAGTCCGACCTTCCTAGAAGATATGGACTTGGCTGATAGAGGGGAATTTAAACATCTTACCTG is drawn from Streptococcus sp. 29892 and contains these coding sequences:
- a CDS encoding DUF4298 domain-containing protein; the encoded protein is MDGKWQSRQRVEQMESIFHSQLQLVSALQSLLEQVETSQPAYLELLDYYQSPTFLEDMDLADRGEFKHLTCGVLSEDGVYNLLIDRKELAAKLRECADLLDV
- the pcp gene encoding pyroglutamyl-peptidase I, with the protein product MKILVTGFDPFGGEAINPALETIKSLPRTIAGAEIMIVEVPTVFDKAARVLEEKMTEYQPDAVLCIGQAGGRVDLTPERVAINQDDARIPDNEGQQPIDKTIRSDGPAAYFSTLPIKAMVEAIRSAGIPASVSNTAGTFVCNHLMYQALYLAEKSFPNTKAGFLHIPYLPEQVLDKPGVPSMSLEVIVKGIEAAISAIVAYADKEDIKTVGGATH